A genomic stretch from Microbacterium proteolyticum includes:
- a CDS encoding citrate synthase, translating into MSDAGTEHDKATLTVGDKTAEFPVLHGTDGVPSIDIASLTRQTGHTTIDYGFVNTASTKSDITYIDGDQGILRYRGYPIEQLAKNSTYLEVAWLLIYGELPSASELASFDERIRRHTLLHEDLKRFFSSLPPTAHPMSVLSAATATLSTYYESESDPHNPEHVELNTVRMLAKLPVIAAYAHKKSIGQAFLYPDNSLGFVDNFLKLNFGVLSEIYKVNPVMTKALDLLLMLHADHEQNASTSTVRLVGSTGANQFASISAGIQALSGPLHGGANEAVLQMLGRIRDSGESVERFVERVKNKEQGVKLMGFGHRVYKNYDPRAKLVKEAADEVLEALGVSDPLLDLAKELEQIALEDDYFKERRLYPNVDFYTGVIYKAMGFPTRMFTVLFAIGRLPGWLAQWREAITDPQTKIGRPQQLYTGAPERHYPGV; encoded by the coding sequence GTGAGCGACGCGGGGACCGAGCACGACAAGGCCACCCTCACGGTGGGGGACAAGACCGCCGAATTCCCGGTGCTGCACGGGACCGACGGCGTTCCCAGCATCGACATCGCCTCGCTGACGAGGCAGACCGGCCACACCACGATCGACTACGGATTCGTCAACACGGCGTCGACGAAGTCGGACATCACGTACATCGACGGTGACCAGGGCATCCTGCGTTATCGCGGCTACCCGATCGAGCAGCTCGCGAAGAACAGCACCTATCTCGAGGTCGCCTGGCTGCTCATCTACGGCGAGCTGCCCTCGGCATCCGAGCTGGCGTCGTTCGACGAGCGCATCCGCCGTCACACGCTCCTGCACGAAGACCTCAAGCGCTTCTTCTCGTCGCTGCCTCCGACCGCGCACCCCATGTCGGTGCTGTCGGCGGCGACCGCGACGCTGTCGACCTACTACGAGTCGGAGTCCGACCCGCACAACCCCGAGCACGTCGAGCTCAACACGGTGCGCATGCTCGCCAAGCTCCCCGTGATCGCGGCCTACGCTCACAAGAAGAGCATCGGGCAGGCGTTCCTGTACCCCGACAACTCGCTTGGATTCGTCGACAACTTCCTCAAGCTCAACTTCGGTGTGCTGAGTGAGATCTACAAGGTCAACCCGGTCATGACCAAGGCCCTCGACCTCCTCCTCATGCTGCACGCGGATCACGAGCAGAACGCCTCCACCTCGACCGTGCGTCTCGTGGGCTCCACCGGAGCCAACCAGTTCGCGTCGATCTCGGCCGGCATCCAGGCCCTGTCCGGACCGCTCCACGGCGGTGCCAACGAGGCCGTGCTGCAGATGCTCGGCCGCATCCGCGACTCGGGCGAGAGCGTCGAGCGTTTCGTCGAGCGCGTCAAGAACAAGGAGCAGGGCGTCAAGCTCATGGGCTTCGGGCACCGGGTCTACAAGAACTACGACCCGCGCGCCAAGCTGGTGAAGGAAGCCGCCGACGAGGTGCTCGAGGCCCTCGGCGTCAGCGACCCGTTGCTCGACCTCGCCAAGGAGCTCGAGCAGATCGCCCTCGAAGACGACTACTTCAAGGAGCGCCGCCTCTACCCGAACGTCGACTTCTACACCGGCGTGATCTACAAGGCGATGGGCTTCCCGACCCGCATGTTCACCGTGCTGTTCGCCATCGGCCGTCTGCCCGGCTGGCTGGCCCAGTGGCGCGAGGCCATCACCGATCCGCAGACCAAGATCGGTCGCCCGCAGCAGCTGTACACGGGAGCCCCCGAGCGGCACTACCCGGGCGTCTGA
- a CDS encoding O-methyltransferase, translating into MSGQEANERFVQESTVEPEHIARARAHALELGAGPISAAVGAQAAVIAAASRALNIVEVGTGGGVSGLWLLHGSPRATLTTIDKEPEHLGAARSAFIDARIPAARARFITGRASEVLPRMNEASYDIVFIDADPEGVIEYVEHGLRLVRAGGTVLIPRILANGAVADPVRRDAVTTAYRSLIQEVQSSPAVIGALSTTGEGLLQLTTRPADA; encoded by the coding sequence GTGAGCGGTCAAGAGGCGAACGAGCGGTTCGTACAGGAGTCGACGGTCGAGCCCGAGCACATCGCTCGCGCGCGGGCGCACGCGCTCGAACTCGGCGCGGGGCCCATCAGCGCGGCGGTCGGCGCTCAGGCGGCCGTGATCGCGGCCGCATCCCGCGCCCTCAACATCGTCGAGGTGGGAACCGGCGGAGGCGTCTCGGGGCTCTGGCTCCTGCACGGTTCTCCCCGCGCCACCTTGACGACCATCGACAAAGAACCCGAGCACCTCGGTGCTGCGCGCTCGGCGTTCATCGACGCGCGCATTCCCGCCGCACGAGCACGCTTCATCACCGGGCGCGCGTCCGAGGTCCTGCCGCGCATGAACGAAGCCTCCTACGACATCGTCTTCATCGACGCGGACCCGGAGGGCGTGATCGAATACGTCGAGCACGGTTTGCGCCTCGTCCGCGCCGGCGGCACCGTCCTCATCCCTCGCATCCTTGCGAACGGTGCCGTCGCCGATCCGGTCCGGCGCGACGCGGTGACGACGGCCTACCGCTCGCTCATCCAGGAGGTGCAGTCTTCGCCCGCCGTCATCGGCGCTCTCTCGACCACCGGCGAAGGTCTGCTGCAGCTCACGACGCGCCCCGCCGACGCCTGA
- a CDS encoding alpha/beta hydrolase family protein, with protein sequence MSAAPVRLPVELPAGASEVSGLWSPAASARATVALAHGAGAGMDHPFLAGLADALCADEVSVLRFVFPYVEAGRRMPGPAAHAVATWRGVEAWLGATAPGPWTAVGKSYGGRMASMACAEGVVAPAALVYLGYPLHPPGRPEKPRSEHLPGIAVPQLFVEGENDPFIDPRAQFDEVIASCQDARVHWIASGNHSFEVKGARRPAVEIGAGLAPVVGEFVRGV encoded by the coding sequence GTGAGCGCCGCGCCGGTTCGCCTTCCCGTCGAGCTGCCTGCCGGCGCATCCGAGGTGTCGGGGCTGTGGTCGCCCGCCGCCTCAGCGCGGGCGACGGTGGCTCTGGCCCACGGGGCCGGTGCCGGGATGGACCACCCGTTCCTGGCGGGCCTCGCCGACGCATTGTGCGCAGACGAGGTCTCGGTGCTGCGCTTCGTCTTCCCGTATGTCGAGGCCGGTCGACGGATGCCGGGACCCGCGGCCCACGCCGTGGCGACGTGGCGAGGCGTCGAGGCATGGCTGGGCGCGACGGCGCCGGGGCCCTGGACGGCGGTGGGGAAGTCGTACGGCGGGCGGATGGCATCCATGGCATGCGCCGAAGGGGTCGTCGCGCCTGCGGCCCTCGTGTACCTCGGCTACCCGCTGCACCCGCCTGGACGCCCCGAGAAGCCGCGGAGCGAGCATCTGCCGGGCATCGCGGTGCCGCAGCTGTTCGTGGAGGGGGAGAACGACCCGTTCATCGACCCGCGCGCGCAGTTCGACGAGGTGATCGCGTCATGCCAGGACGCGCGAGTCCACTGGATCGCCAGCGGGAACCACTCCTTCGAGGTGAAGGGCGCCCGTCGTCCTGCTGTCGAGATCGGTGCGGGTCTGGCGCCGGTGGTGGGGGAGTTCGTTCGCGGGGTGTGA
- a CDS encoding DUF3117 domain-containing protein, which produces MAAMKPRTGDGPMEAVKEGRLIIVRVPLEGGGRLVVSVNDAEAKELYDVLGGVVTA; this is translated from the coding sequence ATGGCAGCCATGAAGCCGCGTACCGGTGACGGACCGATGGAGGCCGTGAAGGAGGGTCGGTTGATCATCGTGCGGGTTCCGCTCGAGGGGGGCGGGCGACTCGTCGTATCCGTGAACGATGCCGAGGCGAAAGAACTCTACGACGTCCTCGGTGGCGTCGTCACCGCCTGA
- a CDS encoding magnesium transporter translates to MSTQRVFVARLSGCTVFDPAGDRLGRVRDVVVIYRASAAPRVVGLVVEIPGRRHVFVSIGRVTSIQSGQVITTGLINVRRFQQRGGEVRVMAEMLGRRVSLVDGSGTAVIEDVAIERNRLGEWDVGQLFLRRPRTSASPFAKGATTFAAWKEVRENQTPGEAQSAEQLVATYSELKPADLANTLLDLPEERLIEVAEELSDDRLADALEEMPEDEQVHILEQLGDERAADILDAMEPDDAADLLGQLPESRSEQLLELMEPEEADDVRALLQYGPDTAGGLMTPEPIVLSADATVAEALALIRRHELHPALAASVFITLPPYETPTGRLLGTVHFQRMLRYPPHERLGAIIDDTLEPVPADASAAEVARLLASYNLVSLPVVDQAHRLVGCVSVDDVLDYLLPDDWRTHDSDDPKPKTSVRSLATRSIPTQIPQTPRRR, encoded by the coding sequence GTGAGCACGCAGAGGGTTTTCGTCGCCCGCTTGTCGGGCTGCACGGTGTTCGACCCGGCGGGAGACCGCTTGGGCCGGGTGCGCGACGTCGTGGTGATCTACCGCGCGTCGGCCGCACCACGCGTCGTGGGCCTGGTCGTCGAGATCCCCGGTCGCCGACATGTGTTCGTGTCCATCGGCCGCGTCACCTCGATTCAGTCGGGTCAGGTCATCACGACCGGCCTCATCAACGTGCGCCGGTTCCAGCAGCGCGGCGGCGAGGTGCGGGTGATGGCCGAGATGCTGGGCCGTCGGGTCAGCCTCGTCGACGGCTCGGGCACCGCCGTCATCGAAGACGTCGCCATCGAACGCAACCGCCTCGGCGAGTGGGACGTGGGGCAGCTGTTCCTCCGTCGTCCCCGCACCAGCGCGTCGCCCTTCGCCAAGGGTGCGACCACCTTCGCCGCCTGGAAAGAGGTGCGCGAGAACCAGACGCCCGGCGAGGCCCAGTCGGCCGAACAGCTCGTCGCGACCTACTCCGAGCTCAAGCCCGCCGACCTGGCCAACACCCTGCTCGACCTGCCAGAGGAGCGACTCATCGAGGTCGCCGAGGAACTCAGCGACGACCGTCTCGCCGACGCCCTCGAAGAGATGCCCGAAGACGAGCAGGTGCACATCCTCGAGCAGCTCGGCGATGAGCGCGCCGCAGACATCCTGGATGCCATGGAGCCCGACGACGCCGCCGACCTCCTCGGTCAGCTGCCCGAATCCCGTTCCGAGCAGCTGCTCGAGCTCATGGAGCCCGAGGAGGCCGACGACGTCCGCGCCCTCCTCCAGTACGGCCCCGACACCGCTGGCGGCCTCATGACGCCCGAGCCGATCGTCCTCTCGGCGGATGCCACCGTGGCCGAGGCCCTGGCCCTCATCCGTCGCCACGAGTTGCACCCCGCGCTCGCGGCATCCGTCTTCATCACCCTGCCGCCGTACGAGACGCCCACGGGGCGGCTCCTCGGCACGGTGCACTTCCAGCGGATGCTGCGCTACCCGCCCCACGAGCGCCTGGGGGCGATCATCGACGACACGCTCGAGCCGGTGCCCGCCGACGCGTCGGCCGCCGAGGTCGCGCGCCTGCTCGCGAGCTACAACCTCGTGTCGCTGCCCGTCGTCGACCAGGCGCATCGCCTCGTCGGCTGCGTGAGCGTCGACGACGTCCTCGACTATCTGCTGCCCGACGACTGGCGAACGCACGACAGCGACGATCCGAAACCCAAGACGTCGGTGCGCTCGCTCGCCACCCGCAGTATTCCCACCCAGATCCCGCAGACCCCGAGGAGGCGCTGA
- a CDS encoding Sec-independent protein translocase TatB, producing MFFGLTIEKLMLIGVIAAVLIGPERLPRYAEALAKFTKRAKETLQGARSRMRDEMGPEFDDVDWKKLDPRQYDPRRIIREALLDDTPTATMRAAGAAALAAREKPDTTPFVAGERPPFDDEAT from the coding sequence ATGTTCTTCGGCCTCACGATCGAGAAGCTGATGCTGATCGGCGTGATCGCCGCGGTCCTCATCGGACCCGAGCGCCTGCCCCGTTATGCGGAGGCGCTCGCGAAGTTCACCAAACGCGCGAAAGAGACGTTGCAGGGAGCGCGGTCGCGGATGCGCGACGAGATGGGTCCCGAGTTCGACGACGTCGACTGGAAGAAGCTCGATCCGCGTCAGTACGACCCGCGCCGCATCATCCGCGAGGCGCTGCTCGACGACACCCCCACCGCCACGATGCGCGCGGCGGGGGCGGCGGCCCTCGCCGCCCGCGAGAAGCCGGACACGACGCCCTTCGTCGCGGGGGAGCGACCCCCGTTCGACGACGAGGCGACCTGA
- a CDS encoding Mrp/NBP35 family ATP-binding protein, giving the protein MTAELAERVRAAVAAVTDPELRRPLGELDMVRGVDVHGSTADVGIALTIVGCPAADRIERDVRDAAASVAGIDAVDVRVGVMSPDERKALTEKLRGGRAKREMPFGPDSLTRVIAVTSGKGGVGKSTVTANLAVALAARGLRVGLVDADVHGFSIPGLLGLVDADGLPPAPTKLDDLILPPIAYGVKVISIGMFLRRPGEDAAGAVAWRGPMLHRTVQQFLTDVFFGDLDVLLLDMPPGTGDVAISVGQLLPHADVLVVTTPQAAAADVAVRSGLVARQTGQRPIGVIENMAAMTLPDGTVLDLFGAGGGQEVARALSSEGDDVPLLASVPLSTALRTGGDDGRPVVIARPDDPAARAIDAAAAALAVRPRGLAGKPLRLGV; this is encoded by the coding sequence GTGACCGCCGAACTCGCCGAGCGGGTGCGCGCCGCTGTCGCGGCCGTGACCGACCCCGAACTTCGCCGCCCCCTCGGCGAGCTCGACATGGTGCGCGGGGTCGACGTGCACGGCTCGACGGCCGACGTCGGGATCGCCCTGACGATCGTCGGCTGTCCGGCCGCCGACCGCATCGAGCGCGACGTGCGGGATGCCGCGGCCTCGGTCGCGGGGATCGACGCGGTCGACGTGCGGGTCGGTGTGATGTCGCCCGACGAGCGCAAAGCGCTCACCGAGAAGCTCCGCGGCGGTCGCGCCAAGCGCGAGATGCCGTTCGGCCCCGATTCGCTGACCCGCGTCATCGCGGTGACCAGCGGCAAGGGCGGCGTCGGCAAGTCGACCGTCACCGCCAACCTCGCGGTGGCCCTCGCCGCTCGAGGACTCCGCGTGGGCCTGGTGGATGCCGATGTGCACGGGTTCTCCATCCCGGGCCTGCTCGGACTGGTCGATGCCGACGGGCTGCCGCCGGCTCCCACGAAGCTGGACGACCTCATCCTGCCGCCGATCGCCTACGGCGTGAAGGTCATCTCGATCGGCATGTTCCTGCGCCGTCCCGGAGAGGATGCCGCCGGTGCGGTCGCCTGGCGCGGACCGATGCTGCACCGCACCGTGCAGCAGTTCCTGACCGACGTGTTCTTCGGCGACCTCGACGTGCTCCTGCTGGATATGCCACCGGGGACCGGCGACGTGGCCATCTCGGTGGGTCAGTTGCTGCCGCACGCCGATGTGCTCGTCGTGACGACGCCGCAGGCGGCCGCCGCGGACGTGGCCGTACGGTCGGGGCTCGTCGCGCGCCAGACCGGGCAGCGTCCCATCGGTGTGATCGAGAACATGGCAGCCATGACCCTCCCCGACGGCACGGTGCTCGATCTGTTCGGCGCCGGCGGCGGCCAGGAGGTCGCCCGCGCGCTGTCGAGCGAGGGTGACGACGTGCCCCTGTTGGCATCCGTTCCCCTGAGCACCGCGCTGCGCACGGGCGGTGACGACGGGCGTCCGGTGGTCATCGCCCGGCCCGACGACCCCGCCGCTCGTGCGATCGATGCCGCCGCCGCCGCGCTGGCTGTTCGCCCGCGCGGTCTCGCCGGCAAGCCGCTGCGCCTCGGCGTCTGA
- the dapD gene encoding 2,3,4,5-tetrahydropyridine-2,6-dicarboxylate N-succinyltransferase, producing MSNERRISAAGLSTRTADGTVLDAWFPKPVLGASPDQDAEKSHLETSTGPDERRGVVVEAITLTIDADEAPASTADAYLRLHALSHLLVRPNDINLDGIFGHLPNVAWTNAGPMHPDDAARLLPQLKRHGIQLQGLDKFPRLTDYVLPAGVRIADASRVRLGAHLSPGTTVMHEGFVNFNAGTLGSSMIEGRVSQGVVIGDGTDIGGGASIMGTLSGGGTHRVSIGARTLLGANAGIGISLGDDCVVEAGLYVTAGTKVRVGDETVKAGELSGRNGILFRRNSLTGAVEASARAGVGVTLNEALHA from the coding sequence GTGAGCAACGAACGACGCATCAGCGCTGCCGGCCTCTCCACGCGAACCGCAGACGGGACGGTGCTCGACGCCTGGTTCCCGAAGCCGGTCCTCGGCGCGTCCCCCGATCAGGATGCCGAGAAGTCGCACCTCGAGACCTCGACCGGCCCCGATGAGCGGCGAGGAGTCGTCGTGGAGGCGATCACGCTGACCATCGATGCCGATGAGGCGCCTGCCTCCACCGCCGACGCATACCTGCGCCTGCACGCGCTCTCCCACCTGCTGGTGCGTCCGAACGACATCAACCTCGACGGCATCTTCGGTCACCTCCCCAACGTCGCGTGGACGAACGCCGGGCCCATGCACCCCGACGACGCGGCACGCCTTCTGCCGCAGCTCAAGCGTCACGGCATCCAGCTCCAGGGTCTCGACAAGTTCCCCCGCCTCACCGACTATGTGCTCCCCGCGGGTGTGCGCATCGCCGACGCCTCCCGGGTGCGCCTGGGCGCCCACCTCTCCCCCGGCACGACCGTCATGCACGAGGGCTTCGTGAACTTCAATGCCGGCACCCTCGGGTCGTCCATGATCGAGGGCCGCGTATCGCAGGGCGTCGTGATCGGCGACGGCACCGACATCGGCGGAGGTGCCTCGATCATGGGCACCCTCTCCGGCGGCGGCACGCACCGCGTCTCCATCGGCGCGCGGACGCTCCTCGGCGCCAACGCCGGCATCGGGATCTCGCTCGGCGACGACTGCGTCGTGGAGGCGGGCCTCTACGTCACGGCCGGCACCAAGGTGCGCGTCGGCGACGAGACGGTCAAGGCGGGCGAGCTGTCGGGGCGCAACGGCATCCTGTTCCGCCGCAACTCCCTCACCGGCGCCGTCGAAGCCTCCGCACGCGCGGGCGTCGGCGTCACGCTGAACGAGGCACTGCACGCCTGA
- the dapE gene encoding succinyl-diaminopimelate desuccinylase, with translation MPVLDLTASSVDLTRAICDIPSESDDETRLADAIEAAVSAYDHLEVIRDGDTIVARTRLGRSRRVVIAGHIDTVPINRNLPVEDRVVDGQDVIWGRGTVDMKAGVAVQLKLAAELTDPAVDITWMWYDHEEVDSSLNGLGRLSRNRPDLFEGDFAILGEPSNGEVEGGCNGTLRALIRTDGVRAHSARSWIGENAIHKAAPILARLAEYRAREIEVEGLVYREGLNAVRISGGVAGNVIPDACEVEVNYRFAPSRDAEAAVRVVRDVFTGFEIDIVDVAEGARPGLDAELAREFVDAVGATPKPKYGWTDVARFSALGIPAVNYGPGDPHLAHHDEERVPVTQIDDVERGLRAWLSAR, from the coding sequence ATGCCCGTGCTCGACCTCACCGCCTCGTCCGTCGACCTCACCAGGGCGATCTGCGACATCCCCAGCGAGTCCGACGATGAGACCCGTCTTGCGGATGCCATCGAGGCTGCCGTCTCGGCCTACGACCACCTCGAGGTGATCCGCGACGGCGACACGATCGTGGCGCGCACGAGGCTCGGCCGCAGCCGCCGCGTCGTCATCGCGGGTCACATCGACACCGTGCCGATCAACCGCAACCTCCCGGTCGAAGACCGCGTGGTCGACGGGCAGGACGTCATCTGGGGGCGCGGCACCGTGGACATGAAGGCCGGCGTCGCGGTGCAGCTCAAACTCGCCGCGGAGCTCACCGATCCCGCGGTCGACATCACCTGGATGTGGTACGACCACGAAGAAGTCGACTCCTCGCTCAACGGCCTCGGTCGCCTGTCACGCAACCGCCCCGACCTGTTCGAGGGCGACTTCGCCATCCTCGGCGAACCCAGCAACGGCGAGGTCGAGGGCGGCTGCAACGGCACGCTGCGCGCGCTGATCCGCACCGACGGCGTCCGCGCGCACAGTGCGCGCTCCTGGATCGGCGAGAACGCCATCCACAAGGCCGCCCCCATCCTGGCCCGTCTCGCCGAGTACCGTGCCCGCGAGATCGAGGTCGAGGGTCTCGTGTACCGCGAGGGGCTCAACGCGGTGCGGATCTCGGGCGGGGTGGCCGGCAACGTCATCCCCGACGCGTGCGAGGTCGAGGTCAACTACCGCTTCGCGCCCAGCCGCGACGCCGAGGCCGCCGTGCGCGTGGTGCGCGATGTCTTCACCGGGTTCGAGATCGACATCGTCGACGTCGCGGAGGGCGCTCGCCCGGGGCTCGACGCCGAGCTGGCGAGGGAGTTCGTGGATGCCGTGGGCGCCACGCCCAAGCCCAAGTACGGCTGGACCGACGTGGCGCGGTTCTCTGCGCTCGGCATCCCGGCCGTCAACTACGGCCCCGGCGACCCGCACCTCGCGCACCACGACGAAGAGCGCGTGCCGGTCACCCAGATCGACGATGTCGAGCGCGGACTGCGAGCGTGGCTGAGCGCGCGGTGA
- a CDS encoding DUF1003 domain-containing protein, translated as MARNNRTPALDAPRGRTGVLAPRAPQPSRDRFGRFTEWVARAMGTPTFLLSLTLFCVLWMGWNSIAPDDWRFDSAAIGFTALTLVLSLQASYAAPLILLAQNRQDDRDRVQIEQDRQRAERNLADTEYLAREIVALRMAIRDLTDEVITKDTLRAELKAALERLDEHDDVHRPNTARSDAARADASRAHP; from the coding sequence ATGGCACGAAACAACCGCACGCCCGCCCTCGACGCCCCCCGGGGTCGCACCGGAGTGCTCGCCCCGCGCGCCCCCCAGCCCTCTCGCGACCGCTTCGGCCGTTTCACCGAGTGGGTGGCGCGCGCCATGGGGACGCCCACCTTCCTGCTCTCGCTCACGCTGTTCTGCGTGCTGTGGATGGGCTGGAACTCCATCGCCCCCGACGACTGGCGCTTCGACTCCGCGGCGATCGGCTTCACGGCCCTCACGCTCGTGCTGTCGTTGCAGGCCTCGTACGCAGCCCCCCTGATCCTGCTCGCGCAGAACCGGCAGGACGACCGTGACCGCGTGCAGATCGAACAGGACCGTCAGCGGGCCGAACGCAACCTCGCCGACACCGAGTACCTCGCGCGCGAGATCGTGGCCCTGCGCATGGCCATCCGCGATCTGACCGACGAGGTCATCACCAAGGACACGCTTCGCGCCGAGCTCAAGGCGGCGCTCGAGCGCCTCGACGAGCACGACGACGTCCACCGCCCGAATACGGCGCGATCGGACGCCGCCCGGGCCGACGCGAGCCGGGCCCACCCGTGA
- the ddaH gene encoding dimethylargininase → MPRLLVRRPSPRLADGELTHLDRVPVDADLALAQWRAYVDAFRSRGWDVVEIEPADAQPDGVFVEDAVVVFGDLAVLCRAGAGSRRGEAETVRAGVTASGIETADIVEPGTLDGGDVLKVGRVVYVGASARTNADGIAQLRALLEPRGWEVREIPVTKVLHLKSGVTALPDGTVIGYEPLVDDPALFPAFAGVPEEHGTAVVVLDEHTVLMSSDAPETADAHRARGLDVVTVDVSEFEKLEGCVTCLSVRVRD, encoded by the coding sequence ATGCCGCGTCTGCTCGTCCGTCGTCCCTCTCCGCGCCTCGCCGATGGCGAGTTGACCCATCTCGATCGCGTCCCGGTCGACGCCGATCTCGCGCTCGCCCAGTGGCGCGCCTACGTCGACGCCTTCCGCTCGCGCGGCTGGGATGTCGTCGAGATCGAGCCCGCCGATGCGCAGCCCGACGGCGTCTTCGTCGAGGATGCCGTGGTCGTCTTCGGCGATCTCGCGGTGCTGTGCCGGGCAGGCGCCGGCTCCCGCCGCGGCGAGGCGGAGACCGTGCGCGCCGGGGTCACGGCATCCGGGATCGAGACCGCCGACATCGTCGAGCCGGGAACGCTCGACGGGGGCGACGTGCTCAAGGTCGGCCGCGTCGTGTACGTCGGGGCGTCCGCCCGCACGAACGCGGACGGGATCGCTCAGCTCCGGGCGCTGCTCGAGCCGCGGGGGTGGGAGGTGCGCGAGATCCCGGTGACGAAGGTGCTGCACCTGAAGTCGGGGGTGACGGCCCTCCCCGACGGAACCGTGATCGGGTACGAGCCGCTCGTGGACGATCCGGCCCTGTTCCCGGCATTCGCGGGCGTCCCCGAGGAGCACGGAACGGCCGTCGTCGTGCTCGATGAGCACACCGTGCTGATGTCGTCGGATGCGCCGGAAACGGCCGACGCACACCGCGCCCGCGGCCTCGACGTCGTCACCGTCGACGTCAGCGAGTTCGAGAAGCTCGAGGGCTGCGTCACCTGCCTGTCGGTGCGGGTGCGCGATTGA
- a CDS encoding general stress protein: protein MSMFAQRPGAGRDEVGEKIASFPTYEQAQKAVSSLIAGEVPARDIAIVGSGLRSIERITGKLGYATAARSGALNGLMLGLLFAFIFVLGTPTVQISAFIGVLLVGMALGMLLSLGTYSIVRRRRDFASVMQVAADHYDVCVAATSVQKARGIVGPSGAQRTVVSRPATVDDAPPRYGERLAPGADAPTAPPRPPAPVAPGSDEEPPRYGERVSPTPGPRDEETSESRDGGTSAPTGS, encoded by the coding sequence ATGAGTATGTTCGCGCAGAGACCCGGTGCCGGTCGCGACGAGGTCGGCGAGAAGATCGCGTCGTTCCCGACCTACGAGCAGGCGCAGAAGGCCGTCTCCTCGCTGATCGCCGGTGAGGTCCCCGCGCGCGACATCGCCATCGTGGGCTCGGGACTGCGCTCCATCGAGCGCATCACGGGCAAGCTGGGGTATGCCACCGCCGCCCGGTCCGGCGCCCTGAACGGTCTGATGCTCGGTCTGCTGTTCGCCTTCATCTTCGTGCTGGGCACGCCGACGGTGCAGATCTCCGCCTTCATCGGCGTTCTGCTGGTCGGCATGGCGCTCGGGATGCTGTTGAGCCTGGGCACGTACTCGATCGTGCGTCGCCGTCGTGATTTCGCCTCGGTGATGCAGGTGGCCGCCGACCACTACGACGTGTGCGTCGCCGCGACGAGCGTGCAGAAGGCGCGCGGGATCGTCGGCCCCTCGGGTGCGCAGCGCACCGTGGTGTCGCGCCCCGCGACCGTCGACGACGCCCCTCCGCGCTACGGCGAGCGCCTCGCACCGGGCGCGGACGCACCGACCGCGCCTCCGCGGCCGCCGGCTCCCGTCGCTCCCGGCTCCGACGAGGAGCCGCCCCGGTACGGCGAGCGTGTTTCCCCGACCCCCGGCCCGCGTGACGAGGAGACGTCCGAGTCCCGCGATGGGGGGACCTCCGCTCCCACCGGCTCGTGA